A window from Phenylobacterium soli encodes these proteins:
- a CDS encoding serine O-acetyltransferase, whose product MSQRLEVIDPAAAPPVWAALRNEAEAAARDETALASLLATTILNHKSLGDALSYQLARKLGDQELRAMTLREVAQDAYAADPALVDMAEADLRAVFERDPACKGYIQPFLFFKGFLSLQTHRVAHWLWGQGRETLALYLQSRTSELFQVDI is encoded by the coding sequence ATGAGCCAACGTCTGGAAGTGATCGATCCCGCCGCCGCGCCGCCGGTTTGGGCGGCCCTGCGCAACGAAGCGGAGGCTGCGGCGCGTGACGAGACCGCGCTCGCCTCTCTGCTGGCTACGACGATCCTGAATCATAAGAGCCTGGGCGACGCCTTGTCGTACCAGCTGGCGCGCAAGCTGGGGGACCAGGAGCTGCGGGCCATGACCCTTCGCGAGGTGGCGCAGGACGCCTATGCCGCCGATCCGGCTTTGGTGGACATGGCCGAGGCGGATCTTCGGGCGGTCTTCGAGCGCGATCCGGCCTGCAAGGGCTACATCCAGCCGTTCCTGTTCTTCAAAGGCTTCCTGTCTCTCCAGACCCATCGGGTCGCCCACTGGCTCTGGGGCCAAGGCAGAGAAACCCTGGCGCTCTACCTGCAAAGCCGGACTAGCGAACTCTTCCAGGTGGACATCCA